In Pseudomonas fluorescens, a genomic segment contains:
- a CDS encoding Gfo/Idh/MocA family protein, with protein MRELGIGLIGTGFMGRAHALAFNNARAVFELPVTLKLAALADADTERAQRCASAWGFARAHGDWQTLVNDPSVDVVAITTPNHLHYPMAMAAIAAGKAVYCEKPLAVSLQQADAMRRAASAAGVVTRVGYNYQHNPMIGLARQLIANGDLGEIISFQGEFSEDFMADPASPWSWRCEVEHAGGALADLGSHLLSMARYLVGDVLSVCADTQTVHTRRPAIKGSTELKAIAVDDQIHALLRFANGARGTVSSSWLKHGYKNHLSFEISGTKGTLAFDQERLNELRLCRAGQDGFQRLLAGPALPGYAAFSPAAGHQLGYNELKTLEVQELMMALAGQGADGTDFEAAWEVERLATAIRVAAQEERWVTVGTV; from the coding sequence ATGCGCGAACTCGGAATCGGCTTGATTGGCACAGGCTTCATGGGGCGTGCCCATGCCCTGGCCTTCAACAACGCCCGCGCGGTATTTGAACTGCCCGTCACCCTGAAACTGGCCGCCCTGGCCGATGCCGACACCGAACGCGCCCAGCGTTGCGCCAGCGCCTGGGGCTTTGCCCGGGCCCATGGCGATTGGCAAACGCTGGTCAACGACCCGTCGGTGGACGTCGTGGCCATCACCACCCCCAACCACCTGCACTACCCCATGGCCATGGCCGCGATTGCCGCAGGCAAGGCGGTGTACTGCGAAAAACCCCTGGCCGTCAGCCTGCAACAGGCCGATGCCATGCGCCGTGCGGCAAGCGCGGCCGGGGTGGTGACGCGGGTCGGCTACAACTATCAGCACAACCCGATGATCGGCCTGGCGCGGCAGTTGATCGCCAATGGCGACCTTGGCGAGATCATCAGTTTCCAGGGCGAGTTCAGCGAAGACTTCATGGCCGACCCGGCGTCACCCTGGTCATGGCGCTGCGAAGTGGAACACGCCGGTGGCGCCCTGGCGGACCTGGGTAGCCACTTGTTGTCGATGGCGCGCTATCTGGTCGGCGATGTGCTCAGCGTGTGCGCCGATACGCAGACGGTTCATACCCGGCGCCCCGCGATCAAAGGCAGTACCGAATTGAAAGCCATCGCAGTGGATGACCAGATTCACGCCCTGCTGCGTTTCGCCAACGGCGCACGCGGCACGGTGAGCAGCAGTTGGCTCAAGCATGGCTACAAGAACCACCTGAGTTTCGAGATCAGCGGCACGAAGGGCACCCTGGCGTTCGATCAGGAGCGCTTGAATGAACTGCGCCTGTGCCGTGCCGGCCAGGACGGTTTCCAGCGCTTGCTGGCAGGCCCTGCCCTGCCGGGTTATGCGGCGTTCAGCCCGGCTGCCGGGCATCAGTTGGGCTACAACGAACTGAAGACGCTGGAGGTACAGGAGTTGATGATGGCGCTGGCCGGCCAGGGGGCGGACGGCACTGACTTTGAGGCGGCGTGGGAAGTGGAGCGGTTGGCGACGGCGATTCGCGTGGCGGCCCAGGAAGAGCGCTGGGTAACAGTGGGCACGGTTTGA
- a CDS encoding WD40/YVTN/BNR-like repeat-containing protein, whose translation MGWVVCRPRAARRVALLATALSLFGAVALPTAVQAASDTPAAAVFAIESPKAAKGLMIDVVHAGKRLVAVGDRGHILYSDDQGTTWTQAKVPTRQLLTAVYFVDDQHGWAVGHDAQVLASTDGGATWSQQYQDLKREAPLLDVWFKDASHGLAVGAYGALIETTDGGKTWNDVSDRLDNEDQFHLNAIASIKDAGLFIVGEQGSMFRSSDDGQTWEKLEGPYEGSLFGVISTAQPQTLLAYGLRGNLYRSTDFGSTWEQVELNAARGALEFGLSGATLLDDGSLVVVGNGGSVVVSHDDGQTFSVFNRPDRISLSAVTAAGNGNLILVGQGGVRVATPTGAEPTKQ comes from the coding sequence ATGGGTTGGGTTGTTTGCCGCCCACGTGCCGCACGCAGGGTTGCGTTGCTGGCCACAGCGCTCTCGCTGTTTGGAGCCGTCGCGTTGCCGACCGCCGTCCAGGCCGCCAGCGATACCCCCGCCGCCGCGGTGTTTGCGATTGAATCCCCCAAGGCCGCCAAGGGCCTGATGATCGACGTGGTCCATGCCGGCAAGCGCCTGGTGGCGGTCGGTGATCGCGGGCATATCCTCTATTCCGATGACCAGGGCACTACCTGGACCCAAGCCAAAGTTCCCACCCGGCAACTGCTGACGGCGGTGTATTTCGTCGATGACCAGCACGGCTGGGCGGTCGGCCATGATGCGCAAGTCCTCGCCAGCACCGACGGCGGTGCCACCTGGAGCCAGCAATACCAGGACCTCAAGCGCGAAGCGCCGTTGCTCGACGTATGGTTCAAAGACGCCAGCCACGGCCTGGCCGTCGGTGCCTACGGTGCGCTGATCGAAACCACCGACGGCGGCAAGACCTGGAACGACGTCAGCGACCGCCTCGATAACGAAGACCAGTTTCACCTCAACGCCATTGCTTCTATCAAGGACGCCGGCCTGTTTATCGTGGGCGAGCAGGGCAGCATGTTCCGCTCCAGCGACGACGGCCAGACCTGGGAAAAACTCGAAGGCCCCTACGAGGGCTCGCTGTTTGGCGTGATCAGCACCGCTCAACCGCAGACCCTGCTGGCCTATGGTTTGCGCGGCAACCTGTACCGCTCCACGGATTTCGGCAGCACCTGGGAGCAGGTCGAATTGAATGCCGCGCGCGGCGCCCTGGAGTTCGGCTTGTCGGGGGCGACCTTGCTCGATGACGGCTCATTGGTGGTGGTCGGCAACGGCGGCAGCGTGGTGGTCAGCCATGACGACGGCCAGACCTTCAGCGTATTCAACCGCCCGGACCGCATTTCGTTGTCGGCCGTCACGGCGGCAGGCAACGGCAACTTGATTCTGGTCGGGCAGGGTGGTGTTCGCGTCGCCACGCCCACCGGCGCCGAACCGACAAAACAATAA
- a CDS encoding efflux RND transporter permease subunit, with the protein MSSHHNDKATFLERLIFNNRPAVIVICLLVSVFLFWQATLIRPSTSFEKMIPLKHPFIEKMMEHRNDLANLGNTVRISVEAKDGDIFTKEYMETLRQINDEVFYISGVDRSGLKSLWSPSVRWTEVTEEGFAGGEVIPQSYNGSPQSLDQLRNNVLKSGQVGRLVSNDFKSSIVDIPLLESYPDPQDQGKLLALDYRKFSHELEDKIRDKFEAQNPNVKIHIVGFAKKVGDLIDGLVMVVLFFGVAFVITLVLLLWFTNCLRSTVAVLSTTLVAVVWQLGLMHFFGFGLDPYSMLVPFLIFAIGISHGVQKINGIALQSSEADNALTAARRTFRQLFLPGMIAILADAVGFITLLIIDIGVIRELAIGASIGVAVIVFTNLILLPVAISYAGISQRAIARSKKDAHRDHPFWRLLSKFASAKVAPVSILLALVAFGGGLWYSQNLKIGDLDQGAPELRPDSRYNKDNNFIISNYSTSSDVLVVMVKTKAEGCSRYEAMAPIDQLMWKMQNTEGVQSAISLVTVSKQMIKGMNEGNLKWETLSRNPDVLNNSIARADGLYNNNCSLAPVLVFLNDHKAETLDRAVHAVQAFAKENNKDGLEFILAAGNAGIEAATNEVIKASELTILILVYLCVATMCMITFRSWAATLCIVLPLVLTSVLGNALMAFMGIGVKVATLPVVALGVGIGVDYGIYIYSRLESFLRAGLPLQEAYYQTLKSTGKAVLFTGLCLAIGVCTWIFSAIKFQADMGLMLTFMLLWNMFGALWLLPALARFLIKPEKLAGQKGNSLFAH; encoded by the coding sequence ATGAGCAGTCATCACAACGATAAAGCGACCTTTCTTGAGCGCCTGATCTTCAACAACCGCCCGGCGGTTATCGTCATTTGCCTGCTGGTGAGTGTGTTCCTGTTCTGGCAGGCGACGTTGATTCGCCCGTCCACCAGCTTTGAAAAAATGATCCCGCTCAAGCACCCCTTCATCGAGAAGATGATGGAACACCGCAACGACCTGGCCAACCTGGGCAACACGGTGCGCATCTCGGTGGAGGCCAAGGACGGTGACATCTTCACGAAGGAGTACATGGAGACCCTGCGCCAGATCAACGACGAGGTGTTCTACATCTCCGGCGTCGACCGCTCGGGCCTCAAGTCGCTGTGGAGCCCCAGCGTGCGCTGGACCGAAGTGACCGAAGAAGGTTTTGCCGGTGGTGAAGTGATCCCGCAGAGCTACAACGGCTCGCCGCAAAGCCTCGACCAACTGCGCAACAACGTGCTCAAGTCAGGCCAGGTCGGGCGCCTGGTGTCCAACGATTTCAAGTCGAGCATTGTCGATATCCCACTGCTGGAGTCCTACCCGGACCCGCAGGACCAGGGCAAGCTACTGGCCCTGGATTACCGCAAGTTCTCCCATGAACTGGAAGACAAGATCCGCGACAAGTTCGAAGCGCAGAACCCCAACGTCAAGATCCATATCGTCGGCTTTGCCAAGAAGGTCGGCGACCTGATCGACGGCCTGGTGATGGTGGTGCTGTTCTTCGGCGTTGCGTTCGTCATCACCCTGGTTCTATTGCTGTGGTTCACCAACTGCCTGCGCAGCACGGTCGCGGTATTGAGTACCACGCTGGTGGCGGTGGTCTGGCAACTGGGCTTGATGCACTTCTTCGGCTTCGGGCTGGACCCGTATTCGATGCTGGTGCCGTTCCTGATCTTCGCCATCGGTATTTCCCATGGCGTGCAGAAGATCAACGGTATCGCCCTGCAATCCAGTGAGGCCGACAACGCGCTGACCGCCGCGCGGCGTACCTTCCGGCAACTGTTCCTGCCGGGGATGATCGCGATCCTCGCGGATGCCGTGGGCTTTATCACGCTGTTGATCATCGACATCGGGGTGATCCGTGAACTGGCCATCGGCGCGTCCATCGGCGTGGCGGTGATCGTGTTCACCAACCTGATCCTGCTGCCGGTGGCGATTTCCTATGCCGGCATCAGCCAGCGCGCCATCGCCCGCAGCAAGAAGGATGCACACCGCGACCACCCGTTCTGGCGCCTGCTGTCGAAATTTGCCAGCGCCAAAGTGGCGCCGGTCTCGATCCTGCTCGCGCTGGTCGCCTTCGGCGGCGGCCTCTGGTACAGCCAGAACCTGAAGATCGGCGACTTGGACCAAGGCGCGCCGGAGCTGCGCCCGGACTCGCGCTACAACAAGGACAACAACTTCATCATCAGCAACTACTCGACCAGTTCCGACGTGCTGGTGGTGATGGTCAAGACCAAGGCCGAAGGTTGCTCGCGCTATGAAGCCATGGCGCCGATCGACCAGTTGATGTGGAAGATGCAGAACACCGAGGGCGTGCAGTCGGCGATCTCGCTGGTGACCGTGTCCAAGCAGATGATCAAGGGCATGAACGAGGGCAACCTGAAATGGGAAACCCTGTCGCGTAACCCGGATGTCCTGAACAACTCCATCGCCCGCGCCGATGGCCTGTACAACAACAATTGCTCGCTGGCGCCGGTGCTGGTGTTCCTCAACGACCACAAGGCCGAAACCCTCGACCGCGCGGTGCATGCGGTGCAGGCGTTCGCCAAGGAGAACAACAAGGACGGCCTGGAGTTCATCCTCGCCGCCGGTAACGCCGGGATCGAAGCGGCCACCAACGAAGTGATCAAGGCGTCGGAGCTGACCATCCTGATCCTGGTGTACCTGTGCGTGGCCACCATGTGCATGATCACCTTCCGTTCCTGGGCGGCGACCCTGTGCATCGTGCTGCCGTTGGTGCTGACCTCGGTACTGGGCAACGCGCTGATGGCGTTCATGGGGATCGGCGTCAAGGTCGCGACCTTGCCGGTGGTGGCCCTGGGCGTGGGGATTGGCGTGGACTACGGCATCTACATCTACAGTCGCCTGGAAAGCTTCCTGCGCGCCGGCCTGCCACTGCAAGAGGCCTACTACCAGACGCTCAAGTCCACCGGCAAGGCCGTGCTGTTTACTGGCCTGTGCCTGGCGATCGGCGTGTGCACCTGGATCTTCTCGGCGATCAAGTTCCAGGCCGACATGGGCCTGATGCTGACCTTCATGCTGCTGTGGAACATGTTTGGCGCGCTGTGGCTGCTGCCGGCGCTGGCCCGCTTCCTGATCAAGCCCGAGAAACTGGCGGGGCAGAAGGGCAATTCGCTGTTTGCCCACTGA
- a CDS encoding dermonecrotic toxin domain-containing protein has translation MPAPNTPPAAQPIRQAVEAQFRTCPTLRSVTAQLLATNLKEKYPPLTYPLADLRLAVPREGGGRTLLPLLEVTLGYLADGSFPDVSTRLGLDSYLSGVTGNRLTYPINGSSRDYDLEVIEGVINELPTLLFIDFQQALATYWSQDSDAGVSRWKWLADVLQGSLLESATRQAGDAAQPLNILSILSRYPDRVTRAARPWPENAVRAYTLETELERAGARLTLQASEILIVSRTQVLLCSLDGKIDSYSDLDAFGQAWGERMQQRFLADKITWRQYEPDGNIFEIQAALVLNQQLDDLATIELPARSTVTALEQLFATTVNPGRLFTAAATPLATLSSLQSALPVWLQRASAADRLAYRQCLIEQAGIRRLTLGDADFDSLETLRSYATQHLNHQLCLDRAEALGGVRTCSQETLSAGYAADDVELTFHVPVGSLEGGYIEPVSMTLVDLALKNLSGRPKGRMTLSHRWGREVEAWLTADYILQLIQRVDIGKNYPNYLRQALMSDTEAAQKRQRLFQQQRPIHLKIRALEHKIKGEAGLTSRGVQYVNAVLDPDPMARRIDGNAIVIRPLAFLRRPGATADVVQNMFIIEPLDTQLGPHVLYRPAYPDSLREFARREQLLAAIVQPGPLQDSVLAWLPDAARAIYSHGGFTQPHIVRVGMGSEFDSLPRVPTPAELAGAGDESGGELLQSLNHGNLMEYLFGSETRQLLDQAERESTSNRESRWALILEGMQLGFNTLLMAVRGPLAAVGWLLQLAQGLTQDLPALESDNPTARELAWVDLLLNISLLMIHHGTPAPVADTPPFDAQALTLEPFRHPLPGPATTRTAVVARGIVGLPAEPPGGGRTLMDFDHSLASDSASARLLDKLRSVNIAWPTPAPEPVKIGPHAGLYSIDGRWHASVGGLLFRVSIVPGFGEVFIIHPEHPDHPGIKLKTDGRGRWTLDPGLKLLGGGRKDELQAQNRRKKEQVLARVQALSQEIPQLLEPFDASLKPTQNALDALKHQRKIVQLTAELLKKATDAQRPGLEARHQQETLRHQTLRSEFEILLQNLEVLFAQSLPPRLEMVTLGQELEKVGGAGAHVRDREKILNTIWDQQLFIHTLLLGRLNAMRFSRAGEPMAEMARRMFIDNLLGDRTVYNEYISNAIESANIRQHMGEVSAAMENTLQRLEQDSRAGRVVRQKLLDEIAFPQHFFSDNLKLNALNYLAAVSVEMTDTVPPPEEDLYIRRLEHIDLFEVLLSHVEVRSSAEYPLAEQRDVYETVLKQYNRYEEAIRALKVINPRRLRPESERLLKGLEYAKALAQNELEAVVRKQEALDVELPLSKNLRPKLPTKRVFKTRRKQYLIGELKPAGAQGAEERFTITDTLTGETVSAFSRHEDGWAATEDEPAAPVPTEPQSRSLATLKSLGQALIEQRKGIDHTIATDQQKLDSPLTRQQVNPGDWDELLTGHARKLTALAEEIQRDHLDKLSAQDLVDEYLAQARDMNRQAQRVCSEAYKRQWPTPESLNYLWEHQEIDINLTSLADPQRPTLSGDFFTEYAVYDKAKKPPAVLWYAHFHYATADAPPARYTRAHLKLPEQRKFTQKDLLKEHVQAYLRNLRDPGSEPVTNIVYVLITPPVDQIFLAIAPLPRANP, from the coding sequence ATGCCTGCCCCAAACACCCCACCTGCCGCACAGCCGATCCGACAAGCGGTTGAAGCCCAGTTCCGCACCTGCCCGACATTGCGCTCAGTCACCGCGCAACTGCTCGCCACCAACCTCAAGGAAAAATACCCGCCGCTGACTTACCCACTCGCGGACCTTCGATTAGCCGTGCCCCGTGAAGGTGGCGGTCGCACCCTGCTCCCCTTGCTGGAGGTCACGCTGGGCTACCTGGCTGATGGCAGCTTTCCCGATGTATCGACACGCCTGGGCCTGGACAGCTACTTGAGCGGAGTCACCGGCAACCGCCTGACCTATCCCATCAATGGGAGCAGTCGCGACTATGACCTGGAGGTCATCGAAGGGGTCATCAACGAACTGCCCACGCTTCTGTTCATCGATTTTCAACAGGCATTGGCAACCTATTGGAGCCAGGACAGTGACGCCGGCGTTAGTCGCTGGAAATGGCTGGCCGATGTGCTGCAAGGCTCGCTGCTCGAATCCGCCACGCGCCAGGCCGGTGACGCAGCCCAACCACTGAACATCCTCAGCATCTTGAGCCGCTATCCCGACAGAGTCACCCGCGCCGCACGCCCCTGGCCCGAGAACGCGGTGCGCGCCTATACCCTGGAGACGGAGTTGGAACGGGCAGGCGCCCGACTCACGCTGCAAGCCAGCGAGATCCTGATCGTCAGCCGAACGCAGGTGTTGCTGTGCAGCCTCGACGGCAAGATCGACTCATACTCCGACCTGGATGCCTTCGGCCAAGCCTGGGGCGAGCGCATGCAACAACGTTTCCTGGCCGACAAGATCACCTGGCGGCAGTATGAACCCGACGGCAATATCTTCGAGATACAAGCCGCGCTGGTACTGAACCAGCAACTGGATGACCTGGCCACGATTGAACTTCCCGCCAGGTCTACGGTGACCGCCCTCGAGCAGTTGTTCGCCACCACCGTAAACCCCGGCCGATTATTCACCGCCGCCGCCACGCCCCTGGCAACCCTGTCGTCCCTCCAGTCCGCCCTTCCCGTCTGGCTGCAACGCGCCAGCGCCGCCGACCGCCTGGCCTATCGCCAATGCCTGATCGAACAAGCCGGGATCCGGCGCCTGACCTTGGGTGACGCCGACTTCGACAGCCTGGAAACACTGCGCAGCTACGCGACCCAGCACTTGAACCACCAACTGTGCCTGGACCGCGCCGAGGCCCTGGGCGGCGTGCGTACCTGCAGCCAGGAGACATTGTCTGCCGGGTACGCCGCCGATGACGTGGAGCTGACCTTTCATGTCCCGGTGGGCAGCCTGGAGGGCGGTTACATCGAGCCGGTCTCCATGACCCTGGTGGACCTGGCCCTGAAGAACCTCTCGGGAAGACCCAAAGGGCGCATGACCCTAAGCCACCGCTGGGGCCGGGAAGTGGAAGCCTGGCTGACCGCCGACTACATCCTCCAACTGATCCAGCGTGTCGACATCGGTAAGAATTACCCCAACTACCTGCGCCAGGCGCTGATGAGCGACACCGAGGCGGCGCAAAAACGCCAGCGGCTGTTCCAGCAGCAACGGCCCATCCACCTGAAAATCCGGGCGTTGGAGCACAAAATCAAAGGCGAAGCGGGCCTGACCTCCCGAGGCGTCCAATATGTGAACGCGGTGCTCGATCCCGACCCCATGGCGCGTCGCATCGACGGCAACGCCATCGTCATTCGCCCGCTGGCGTTTCTGCGCAGGCCTGGGGCGACGGCGGATGTCGTGCAAAACATGTTCATCATCGAGCCTCTCGACACCCAGTTGGGGCCGCACGTGCTTTATCGTCCAGCCTATCCCGACTCACTGCGCGAATTCGCCCGCCGCGAGCAATTGCTCGCAGCCATCGTGCAGCCCGGCCCCCTGCAGGACAGCGTCCTGGCCTGGTTGCCGGACGCTGCCAGGGCGATCTACAGCCATGGCGGTTTTACGCAACCCCACATCGTGCGTGTCGGCATGGGTTCGGAGTTCGACAGCCTGCCCAGGGTACCCACGCCCGCAGAACTGGCGGGGGCTGGCGACGAAAGCGGTGGCGAACTGCTTCAGTCACTCAACCACGGCAACCTCATGGAGTACCTGTTTGGCAGTGAAACCCGACAGCTGTTGGACCAGGCCGAGCGCGAGTCGACGTCCAACCGCGAAAGCCGCTGGGCGCTGATCCTGGAAGGTATGCAACTGGGGTTCAATACGCTGTTGATGGCCGTGCGCGGGCCTTTGGCGGCAGTCGGTTGGCTCCTGCAACTGGCGCAAGGCCTCACCCAAGACCTGCCGGCGCTGGAAAGTGACAACCCCACCGCGAGGGAGCTGGCGTGGGTCGACCTGTTGCTCAACATCAGCCTGTTGATGATCCATCACGGCACCCCGGCTCCCGTTGCCGACACCCCACCGTTCGATGCACAAGCCCTGACCCTCGAGCCCTTCAGGCACCCGCTGCCCGGCCCGGCAACAACGCGAACAGCAGTGGTTGCGCGCGGCATTGTCGGCCTGCCCGCGGAACCACCGGGGGGTGGCCGCACGCTGATGGATTTTGACCATTCCCTGGCCAGCGACAGCGCCTCGGCCAGGCTGTTGGACAAACTGCGATCCGTCAACATCGCCTGGCCCACGCCCGCACCAGAGCCGGTCAAGATCGGCCCCCACGCGGGGTTGTACAGCATTGACGGCCGATGGCATGCCTCCGTCGGCGGCTTGTTGTTCAGGGTCAGTATTGTTCCGGGCTTTGGCGAGGTGTTCATCATTCACCCTGAGCATCCAGACCACCCCGGTATCAAGCTCAAGACCGACGGGAGGGGCCGCTGGACCCTCGACCCTGGGCTGAAGCTGTTGGGCGGCGGCAGAAAGGACGAACTGCAAGCGCAAAACCGGCGCAAGAAAGAGCAGGTGCTCGCGCGCGTACAGGCACTCAGCCAAGAAATCCCGCAACTGCTGGAGCCATTCGATGCATCGCTTAAACCCACACAAAACGCATTGGATGCCCTGAAGCATCAACGCAAGATCGTCCAACTGACGGCAGAGCTGCTGAAAAAGGCGACTGATGCACAAAGGCCGGGGCTGGAAGCACGCCACCAGCAGGAAACCCTCAGGCACCAGACGCTGCGTAGCGAATTCGAGATTCTGCTGCAAAACCTGGAAGTCTTGTTTGCCCAGTCGCTCCCCCCGCGCCTGGAAATGGTCACGCTGGGCCAGGAACTGGAAAAAGTCGGTGGGGCGGGTGCGCACGTGCGCGACCGCGAGAAAATCCTCAACACCATCTGGGATCAACAGCTGTTCATTCACACCTTGCTATTGGGCCGGCTCAACGCCATGCGCTTCTCCCGCGCGGGGGAGCCGATGGCAGAGATGGCGCGCCGGATGTTTATCGACAATTTGCTGGGCGACCGCACCGTCTACAACGAATACATCAGCAACGCCATTGAGTCGGCCAACATCCGCCAGCACATGGGCGAGGTCTCGGCAGCCATGGAGAACACCCTTCAACGGCTGGAACAGGACTCGCGGGCCGGGCGGGTGGTACGTCAAAAACTGCTGGATGAAATCGCCTTCCCACAGCATTTTTTTTCCGACAACCTGAAACTCAATGCGCTGAATTATCTCGCCGCTGTCAGCGTGGAAATGACCGATACCGTGCCGCCGCCCGAAGAAGACCTCTACATCAGGCGCCTTGAGCACATCGACCTGTTCGAGGTGCTGCTGTCTCACGTTGAAGTGCGCAGCAGCGCCGAATACCCGCTGGCCGAACAACGGGATGTCTACGAGACGGTCCTCAAGCAGTACAACCGCTATGAAGAGGCCATCCGCGCACTCAAGGTCATCAACCCGCGTCGACTGCGCCCGGAGTCCGAGCGCCTGCTCAAAGGTCTCGAATATGCCAAGGCGCTTGCACAAAACGAGCTGGAAGCCGTGGTGCGCAAGCAGGAAGCGCTGGACGTGGAGCTGCCCCTGTCAAAAAACCTGCGCCCCAAACTGCCGACAAAACGTGTCTTCAAAACCCGTAGGAAGCAATACCTCATCGGCGAACTCAAGCCTGCCGGTGCACAAGGCGCCGAGGAACGTTTCACCATCACCGATACGCTGACCGGTGAAACCGTCAGCGCCTTCAGCCGACACGAAGACGGCTGGGCAGCCACCGAAGACGAACCTGCCGCCCCGGTGCCAACCGAACCACAGAGCCGCTCACTCGCCACCCTCAAAAGCCTTGGCCAGGCGCTGATCGAACAGCGCAAAGGCATTGATCACACGATTGCGACCGACCAGCAAAAACTCGACTCGCCCCTCACCCGTCAGCAGGTCAATCCGGGCGACTGGGATGAACTGCTCACTGGCCATGCGAGAAAACTCACGGCACTGGCCGAGGAAATACAGCGCGATCACCTCGACAAGCTATCGGCCCAGGACCTGGTCGACGAATACCTCGCGCAGGCCCGGGATATGAACCGGCAGGCTCAACGCGTGTGCAGTGAAGCCTACAAGCGCCAATGGCCGACACCGGAGAGCCTCAACTACCTGTGGGAGCATCAAGAAATCGACATCAACCTGACGAGCCTGGCCGACCCGCAACGTCCGACCCTCAGCGGCGACTTCTTCACCGAATACGCGGTTTACGACAAGGCGAAAAAACCGCCGGCGGTGTTGTGGTACGCGCACTTCCACTACGCCACGGCCGACGCCCCGCCCGCCCGTTACACCCGGGCGCATTTGAAGCTGCCCGAACAGCGCAAATTCACCCAGAAGGATTTGCTCAAGGAACACGTCCAAGCCTACTTGCGCAACCTCCGGGACCCCGGCAGCGAACCGGTCACCAACATTGTCTATGTACTGATCACGCCTCCCGTCGACCAGATTTTCCTGGCGATCGCGCCGCTACCGCGAGCGAACCCGTGA